A genomic segment from Plasmodium sp. gorilla clade G2 genome assembly, chromosome: 3 encodes:
- a CDS encoding E3 ubiquitin-protein ligase, putative — MSFIDEYDLDMYKNIVMANNCKDEELLCIFNTSSFLNTICFFIFVIIFLWALAILSRFYLSYNIMKYLKNRKAIYMKNMSRYIDDIKMLCRSHVNDIIRIKKKITPRHVEKINLNISINNNIQLFKNYLSSSSNDLNNFYKYSISFTFSSKNCIYIRLFFGVLLEEINDMIYNKTELYRNLNYDRDDENNKSINYRNSLNNNNNTVICIDNFKNFFREGIIKTLPNNKKNSSDATTFLLDNEKNDFFITNENYMENIIDFHSCYYKTSQSFYTSGTDMTYTMPYDENFCVTDILNRIEKEKNHKDENSSNNNSNNSNHNNNNNNNIYLNDDNIYNNNNNNNNLYNHIYNSDNLMFNNNINSRTYANNQLDSTNNNIFLLNEHNNRYKNNKVFLQNESKIFNNTNIDENIRIPLIIVLNDVPPTDEYYGNKENIKNNYNNINSTTINTTTTTTTTTTTTTTTSSCGNNNCNTLIVLVGFKKMKDKYKPFIIKDISVLSYNLSDQYVNLRKKKKKKKDKITSSNNNNYYNNQVYQFVDILDIYGHEEHDKECLICMTSYKDTLLMPCRHSSFCYDCMKSLRQEKCPICRCLFTSFIKFPLKNVERVDT; from the exons ATGAGTTTTATAGATGAATATGATTTagatatgtataaaaatattgtaatGGCCAATAACTGTAAAgatgaagaattattatgtatatttaatacttcaagttttttaaatacaatatgtttttttatttttgttataatttttttatgggCTTTGGCTATACTCTCTAGgttttatttatcatataatattatgaagtATCTAAAAAACAGAAAg GCCATTTATATGAAGAACATGTCCAGATATATCGACGACATAAAAATGTTATGTAGAAGCCATGTAAACGATATTATtagaataaaaaagaagattaCTCCAAGACatgttgaaaaaataaatttaaatatcagtataaataacaatatacAACTTTTTAAAAACTATTTAAGTTCTAGTAGTaatgatttaaataatttttataaatattctatatcatttacattttcatcaaaaaattgtatatatattagactTTTTTTTGGTGTGTTACtagaagaaataaatgatatgATATACAATAAAACAGAATTATATAGgaatttaaattatgatagagatgatgaaaataataaaagtatcAATTATCGTAAtagtttaaataataataataatactgttatatgtatagataattttaaaaacttTTTTAGAGAAGGGATTATTAAAACACttccaaataataaaaaaaattcatctGATGCAACCACATTTTTGCtagataatgaaaaaaatgatttttttattactaatgaaaattatatggaaaatattattgattTTCATTCatgttattataaaacaTCTCAATCGTTCTATACCAGTGGTACTGATATGACATATACAATGCcatatgatgaaaatttttGTGTAACAGATATTTTAAATCGTatagaaaaggaaaaaaatcacaaagatgaaaatagtagtaataataatagtaataatagtaatcataataataataataataataatatttatcttaatgatgataatatatataataataacaataataataataatttatataatcatatatataatagtgaTAATCTTATGtttaataacaatattaatagtagAACATATGCAAATAACCAGCTAGAttcaacaaataataatattttcttattaaatgaacataataatagatataaaaataataaagtcTTCCTACAAAATGAAagcaaaatatttaataatacaaatattgatgaaaatataagaataccACTAATTATTGTTTTAAATGATGTACCACCTACGGATGAATATTATGGAAATAAAGAAAACataaagaataattataataatataaactcAACAACAATAAATACCACAACAACTACAACTAcaactactactactactactacgaCTAGTAGTTgtggtaataataattgtaatacACTCATTGTATTAGTAGGattcaaaaaaatgaaagataaatataaaccatttattataaaagatatatccGTTTTAAGTTATAACCTTTCAGATCAATATGttaatttaagaaaaaaaaaaaaaaaaaaaaaagataaaattacatcatcaaataataataattattataataatcaagTATATCAATTTGTAGATATTCTAGATATATATGGACATGAAGAACATGATAAAGAATGCTTAATATGTATGACATCTTATAAAGATACCTTACTAATGCCATGTAGACATTCTTCTTTTTGTTATGATTGTATGAAATCTTTAAGACAAGAAAAATGTCCTATCTGCAGATGTCTATTTACATCCTTTATAAAATTTCCTTTAAAAAATGTTGAGCGGGTTGATACTTAA
- a CDS encoding 6-cysteine protein yields the protein MHRGWHIIYCFIFLLMNRSIGAEKLKKFDPVMIKEGELFGEVSYDCEYSGFLEIHSDDILYYCFFVGEDDHNGLLLRKFHIDDMIWGIPVEVLITRKKINLYILTVDYILSKLILIYSFDEKIRITVFNNYMEESVMSEKISINYEILYKANMVSYITYFYKNKKSLCVCGMNRNENILCTFSFDYGLTMKDDHTIEFFLKKKIPLGHYKIQVSFKENEVYFNLHNDLNETNFYELKCIKEQDKYICDIMNRIQETQEYNHRRYKYISSEDNKYYNHHHNEKQQQQQQQGGGGGVGIGAVASSNIEDENNFIYKHIVRDKYFQMIVFQKDQKCYLAWSFNSLNINDEITKEISSVSCSSVATYHIEERLIVTLKKNNPGPRNHFFLIYEKLTEKAVGCEFGVGGSLYVTNTFMNNACDMNINNMNVSTNNYDEINFSIIVPLSFHLNQSTCFIWKEDVDNKEERSSLYYMEEYSIEKEDIKVYTFYFYKYILINKNFEQSTCTFESNDNQTLYISFRGDTYYKEYNCSILLDTCDFFLHTQSKINITYNDDEWQVSEELYDGYVLYNGTYVSLYDVLSRTNANELIYMDGKENNTTMELNNIKDNNNRNNNINSNNNSSNNSNSSNNFYGGGREKLITIIIPYGIPSTRTIKIEFSNKQNNEEKRWAYLRLQKNEYIMQKVIGINSSDIFDISYKYYKYNQERIKYILNDFSETTYLGFICQTKEEIKKSLCTISLVDHNHKNIGMDNLFKSNKNILPFLYYQSTPRKIQPYNQIISEFRFVVFKNFDLFLQDKKISYILLKCICSPSSSLINTQKNIELTYLITNEQVSHDFIHTPGILIRQRINNSQNNNKKNNMNVNKNSNYSIHNNNEKIRRTKRKNNDTQNDKQEQLPSYDFNDLYNEKNNSASLFDFNFLLFLFFCITLF from the exons ATGCATAGGGGATGgcacataatatattgtttCATCTTCCTTCTGATGAATAGATCAATAGGTGCAGAGAAACTTAAAAAATTCGATCCTGTTATGATAAAAGAAGGAGAATTATTTGGAGAAGTGTCCTATGATTGTGAATATAGTGGGTTTCTAGAAATCCACAGTGAtgacattttatattattgtttttttgtaGGAGAAGATGATCATAACGGTTTATTATTAAGAAAGTTCCACATTGATGATATGATATGGGGTATACCAGTGGAAGTATTAATTACAcgtaagaaaataaatttatatatattaacagttgattatatattatctaaattaatattaatatatagttTTGATgagaaaataagaataacTGTTTTCAATAATTATATGGAAGAATCTGTAATGAGCGAAAAAATTAGTATtaattatgaaatattatataaagcaAATATGGTTtcttatataacatatttttataaaaataaaaaatcttTATGTGTATGTGGTATGAATcgaaatgaaaatattttatgtaccTTTTCTTTTGATTATGGTTTAACAATGAAAGATGATCATACgattgaattttttttaaaaaaaaaaattccacTTGGACATTATAAAATACAAGTATcttttaaagaaaatgaagtttattttaatttgcATAATGATTTGAATGAAACGAATTTTTATGAACTTAAATGTATTAAGGAacaagataaatatatatgtgacatAATGAATAGGATACAAGAGACTCAAGAGTATAACCACAGAaggtataaatatatatctagtGAGGAcaacaaatattataatcatcatcataatgaaaagcaacaacaacaacaacaacaaggAGGAGGAGGAGGAGTAGGAATAGGAGCAGTAGCATCATCTAACATAGAAGACGaaaataatttcatatataaacatattgtGCGTGATAAATATTTCCAGATGATTGTTTTTCAGAAAGATCAAAAATGTTACCTTGCCTGGTcatttaattctttaaatataaacGATGAAATTACTAAAGAAATATCATCTGTTTCTTGTTCAAGTGTAGCAACATATCATATAGAAGAGAGATTAATAGTAactttaaaaaagaataatccTGGTCCAAGGAatcattttttcttaatatatgAA AAACTTACTGAGAAAGCTGTCGGTTGTGAATTTGGGGTGGGGGGAAGCCTTTATGTTACAAATACTTTTATGAATAATGCATGcgatatgaatataaataacatgAACGTTAGTACAAATAACTATGATgaaattaatttttctattatCGTTCCATTATCGTTTCATTTAAATCAAAGTACATGTTTTATATGGAAAGAAGATGTGGATAATAAAGAAGAGAGGAGTAGCCTTTATTACATGGAAGAATATAGtatagaaaaagaagatataaaagtatatactttttatttttataaatatatattaataaataaaaattttgaacAAAGCACATGTACATTTGAAAGTAATGATAATCAAacgttatatatatcttttagaggagatacatattataaagaatataattgTAGCATATTATTAGATACGTgtgatttttttcttcatactcagagtaaaataaatataacatataatgatgatgaatgGCAGGTTTCCGAAGAATTATATGATGGATATGTTCTATATAATGGTACTTATGTTTCTTTGTATGATGTTTTAAGCAGAACGAATGCTAATGAGTTGATATATATGGATGgcaaagaaaataatacaactatggaattgaataatataaaagataacaacaatagaaataataatattaatagtaataataatagtagtaataatagtaatagtagtaataatttttatgggGGGGGACGtgaaaaattaataacaataataattccATATGGTATTCCAAGTACACGCACAATAAAAATCGAATTttcaaataaacaaaataatgaagaaaaaagatGGGCATATTTAagattacaaaaaaatgaatatataatgcAAAAAGTCATTGGAATAAATTCTTCTGATATTTTTGacatatcatataaatattataaatataatcaagaaagaataaaatatatacttaacGATTTTTCAGAGACAACATATTTAGGATTTATTTGTCAaacaaaagaagaaataaaaaagagtTTATGTACCATTTCGCTAGTTGACcataatcataaaaatataggaatggataatttatttaaaagtaataaaaatattttaccttttctatattatcaaTCAACACCTAGAAAAATACAACCATATAATCAAATTATAAGTGAATTCAGATTTGtggtttttaaaaattttgatCTCTTTTTAcaagataaaaaaatcagttatatattattaaaatgtatcTGTTCACCTTCCTCTAGTTTAAtaaatacacaaaaaaatatagaactAACTTATTTAATTACAAACGAACAAGTCTCACACGATTTTATTCATACACCAGGAATTTTAATAAGACAACGTATAAATAATtctcaaaataataataaaaagaataatatgaatgtaaACAAAAATTCTAATTACTccatacataataataatgaaaaaataagaagaacaaaaagaaaaaataatgatacacAAAATGACAAACAAGAACAATTACCTTCTTATGATTTCAATGAtctatataatgaaaaaaataatagtgCCTCTCTTTTTGatttcaattttttattgtttctttttttttgcatcACACTCTTCTAG
- a CDS encoding 40S ribosomal protein S15A, putative — translation MVRMSVLADCLKTINNAEKRGRRQVLIRPSSKVVIKFLQYMQKKGYIGSFEIVDDHRSGKIVVNLLGRINKCAVISPRYDVKLDEIEKIITSILPSRLFGHLILTTPYGIMDHEEARRKHTGGKVLGFFF, via the exons atGGTACGAATGAGCGTTTTAGCTGACTGTTTAAAAACCATAAACAATGCCGAGAAAAGAGGAAGACGACAAGTTTTAATAAGACCTTCCTCAAAAGTtgtaattaaatttttacaatatatGCAAAAGAAAGGATATATAGGAAGTTTTGAAATAGTTGATGACCACAGATCAGGAAAAATTGTTGTGAATTTGTTAGGAAGAATAAACAAATGTGCCGTTATATCACCAAG ATATGATGTTAAGCTTGATGAAATTGAGAAGATTATTACTAGCATATTACCCAGTAGACTTTTTggtcatttaattttaacaACACCCTATGGAATTATGGATCACGAAGAAGCTAGAAGAAAACATACAGGAGGAAAGGTCTTaggttttttcttttaa
- a CDS encoding formate-nitrite transporter, putative yields the protein MPPNNSKYVLDPVSIKAVCGGEESYIRCVEYGKAKAHYSNINLLTKAILAGMFVGLCAHASGIAGGLFYYHKLREIVGASMSVFVYGFTFPIAFMCIICTGSDLFTGNTLAVSIALYEKKVKLLDYFRVMTISLFGNYVGAVAFAFFVSYLSGAFTNVNVIEKNHFFQFLNDIAEKKVHHTFVECVALAIGCNIFVCLAVYFVLTLKDGAGYVFSVFFAVYAFAIAGYEHIIANIYTLNIALMVKTKISFYEAYIKNLLPTLLGNYIAGAIVLGLPLYYIYKEHYYNFERSKRDGNDAQMKSLSIELRN from the exons aTGCCACCAAATAATTCCAAATATGTGTTAGATCCAGTGAGCATAAAAGCTGTTTGTGGAGGGGAAGAATCATATATTAGATGTGTCGAATATGGAAAAGCAAAAGCTCATTATAGTAATATCAATTTATTAACAAAAGCTATATTAGCTGGTATGTTTGTTGGACTGTGCGCACACGCATCAGGGATTGCAG GAGGATTGTTTTATTATCACAAATTAAGAGAAATCGTAGGAGCATCTATGAGTGTGTTTGTATATGGTTTTACCTTTCCTATAGCTTTTATGTGTATTATATGTACAGGTTCTGATTTGTTTACTGGTAATACTTTAGCTGTAAGTATAGCATTATATGAGAAGAAAGTAAAACTATTGGATTATTTTCGAGTAATGactatatcattatttggaAATTATGTTGGTGCTGTAGCATTTGCATTCTTTGTTTCTTATTTATCAGGAGCATTTACGAATGTTAAtgttatagaaaaaaatcatttttttcaatttttaaatgatatagCTGAAAAAAAGGTTCACCATACATTTGTTGAATGTGTAGCTTTAGCTATAGGTTGTAACATATTTGTATGTTTGGctgtatattttgttttaacaCTAAAAGATGGTGCTGGTTATGTTTTCAGTGTATTCTTTGCTGTTTATGCTTTTGCTATAGCAGGATATGAACACATTATAGCTAATATTTACACACTAAATATTGCTTTAATGGTTAAGAcaaaaatttctttttatgaggcatatataaaaaatttattgcCCACCTTGTTAGGAAATTAT aTTGCCGGTGCAATTGTTTTGGGTTTaccattatattatatttataaagagcattattataattttgaaaGATCGAAAAGAGATGGCAATGATGCTCAAATGAAAAG tttatCTATTGAATTACGCAATTGA
- a CDS encoding proteasome subunit alpha type-3, putative, which translates to MAGLSAGYDLSVSTFSPDGRLYQVEYIYKSINNNNTALCLECKDGVICCCINSSMDKNKMLKKNSYNRIYHINNNIIITYSGFDGDARNIIDRARSEANSYYYNFHTNIPLHILVNRISLYIHAYTLYWHMRPFAASIIISSFNENDKGDIYCIEPNGACYKYSGVVIGRNKEMFKTEIEKKNYKDINVRDAIEDIYKFILTSDDHMNKNNLPNLINFSWICKESSYEFQNIDEHILTPALNKAVEYIEQLN; encoded by the exons ATGGCTGGTCTGAGTGCTGGGTATGATTTATCAGTTTCAACCTTTTCCCCCGATGGTCGCTTGTATCAagttgaatatatttataagtcgataaataataataatacagcTTTATGTTTAGAATGTAAGGATGGTGTAATATGTTGCTGTATTAATTCAAGTATGGATAAGAATAAGAtgcttaaaaaaaatagttataatagaatatatcatattaataacaatattattataacatattcTGGATTTGATGGAGATGCAAGAAATATAATTGATAGAGCAAGAAGTGAAGCAAatagttattattataattttcatacaAACATACCATTACATATTTTAGTTAATAGAAtctctttatatattcatgcatatacattatattggCACATGAGACCTTTTGCAGCTTCAATCATTATAAGTTCTTTTAACGAAAATGATAAAg gaGATATTTATTGTATTGAACCAAATGGAGCTTGCTATAAATACTCAGGTGTAGTTATTGGAAGGAATAAAGAAATGTTTAAAAcagaaattgaaaaaaaaaattataaagacATAAATGTAAGAGATGCTATCgaagatatttataaatttatattaactaGTGATgatcatatgaataaaaataacctacccaatttaataaatttctCATGGATATGTAAAGAATCTTCATATGAATTTCAAAACATCGATGAACATATTTTAACACCAGCTCTTAATAAGGCAGTTGAATATATAGAACAATTAAACTAG
- a CDS encoding kinetochore protein NUF2, putative → MNKMGSISNDLVPRLGFEEIRSEMNKYGVDIYPSTLKNPSTEDIQGVYSICIKYILNKDIETIRIEEYTGSLICPMPKVDGSDLMGNDGKNHFQAIGNLRFIRHCEKINKILNLDNILSYIFKPVGSHMTKLINSFIHYMKYRDQLYNENNEKIKSIQEKKQKCDILESDLKTIENELNELILKHEDIKNNIIKEKNIKRNYEEEIIKNQNLLNSQQSLIISLNSTKDKIVNETNELLFQYSRNRQKKEDLEDQIVPSPEKLQQYNEELKDLLHEHLSHFEDDKKKNEDMKNKMNIADTCIKKLVDLLTAVDKHIENTIKLHIEKKNNLKNIEKKYKSLSDDKQNLITKNTQQDQIIQDTKENLKQEQIKWNQKINHEQQNTILIQQKVKDIYQKVEDLNIKTNREINQINNIIKHIQDITNNYNKNILLICELIQNTKNSHNILTQKVINNINTGISANM, encoded by the coding sequence aTGAATAAGATGGGTAGCATTTCAAACGATTTGGTTCCAAGACTTGGTTTTGAAGAGATAAGGAGTGAAATGAACAAATATGGTGTGGACATATATCCAAGTACATTAAAAAATCCGAGTACAGAAGATATACAAGGAGTATATagtatatgtataaaatatatattaaataaagatattgaGACTATACGTATAGAAGAATATACAGGAAGTTTAATATGTCCAATGCCAAAAGTTGATGGTTCTGATTTAATGGGTAATGATGGTAAGAATCATTTCCAAGCTATTGGTAATTTAAGATTTATTCGACATTGTGAAAAGATTAATAAGATATTAAATTTAGATAACATTTtaagttatatatttaaaccaGTAGGTAGTCATATgacaaaattaataaattcatttatacattatatgaaatatcgagatcaattatataatgagaataatgaaaagataaaaagtattcaagaaaaaaaacaaaaatgtgATATTTTAGAAAGTGACTTAAAAACAAtagaaaatgaattaaatgaattaattttaaaacatgaagatataaagaataatattatcaaagaaaagaatataaaaagaaattatgaagaagaaattataaaaaatcaaaatttattaaattcacAACAAAGTCTTATAATATCTTTAAATTCAACAAAAGATAAAATCGTTAATGAAACAAATGAATTACTATTTCAATATTCAAGAAAtagacaaaaaaaagaagatttAGAAGATCAAATTGTTCCATCACCTGAAAAATTACAACAATAtaatgaagaattaaaagatCTTCTTCATGAACATTTATCTCATTTtgaagatgataaaaaaaaaaatgaagatatgaaaaataaaatgaatatagcTGATActtgtattaaaaaattagtaGATTTATTAACTGCAGTAGATAAACATATTGAAAATACAATTAAATtacatattgaaaaaaaaaataatcttaaaaatatagagaaaaaatataaatcgtTATCAGATGATAAACAAAATcttattacaaaaaatacaCAACAAGATCAAATTATACAAGATACAAAAGAAAATCTAAAAcaagaacaaataaaatgGAATCAAAAAATTAATCATGAACAACAAAACACTATATTAATACAACAAAAagtaaaagatatatatcaaaaggTTGAAGATCTCaatattaaaacaaataGAGAAATTAatcaaattaataatattatcaaacATATACAAGATATtactaataattataataaaaatattcttctTATATGTGAACTTATACAAAACACAAAAAATTCTCACAACATTCTTACACAAAAAGTAATCAACAATATAAACACAGGCATCAGCGCAAACATgtga
- a CDS encoding HVA22/TB2/DP1 family protein, putative: MKMTKLYKHKDERTNTSLNSLKRISSNVFSDKLNNLDVSRVFNNIDDYVKKYPFLNNIGKKFGVKPSYIIVPFSIFIFLSLVFGWGAAIICNVVGFAYPAYQSFKAVESQSREETKLWLTYWVVFSLFFFIEYLIDIILFWVPFYYLIKLLFLLYLYMPQVRGAVMVYNYIIRPILLKHEKIIDDTVQKISQTATSHLTQITGNLTEKLVQEGIRRRHI; the protein is encoded by the exons atgaaaatgaccAAGTTGTATAAACATAAAGATGAAAGGACCAATACATCACTGAATAGTCTTAAAAGAATATCATCAAACGTTTTTAgtgataaattaaataatttagatGTTAGTAGAGTATTTAACAATATAGATgattatgttaaaaaatatccattcttaaataatatagGAAAAAAATTTGGTGTTAAACCATCTTATATTATCGTACctttttccatatttatatttctttctttaGTTTTTGGATGGGGTGCTGCAATTATTTGTAATGTCGTTGGCTTTGCTTATCCgg CGTATCAATCCTTCAAAGCTGTTGAATCTCAAAGCAGAGAGGAAACTAAATTATGGTTAACATATTGGGTGgttttttctttgtttttttttattgaatatttaattgacataatattattttgggTACCTTTTTATTACCTAATAAAATTGctctttcttttatatttgtatatgcCCCAGGTACGAGGAGCAGTAATGGTATACAACTATATAATTCGTCCCATTTTATTGAaacatgaaaaaattatagatgACACTGTTCAGAAAATTAGCCAAACGGCAACTAGCCATTTAACTCAAATCACAGGAAATTTAACAGAGAAGTTAGTACAGGAAGGAATAAGAAGAAGACACATATGA